A genome region from Hevea brasiliensis isolate MT/VB/25A 57/8 chromosome 7, ASM3005281v1, whole genome shotgun sequence includes the following:
- the LOC110654863 gene encoding septum-promoting GTP-binding protein 1-like, with the protein MVRFDVRLKLQRRISILRRCILRVWNQILMCSLGKPIHYRMLPPHSLPVSSSSETASSGFVSAVITPSSTPPTVKMTAMAPAMSHNHHDNNNNNNNNNNNNNNSNKDSDLVALKISLLGDCQIGKTSFLAKYVGNETEEGGMLKDGMNMMYKTLLVKGARISYGLWEVGGDEASSQQIPLACKDSAAILIMFDLTSRLTLNGVIQWYQEARKWNQTAISIIIGTKFDDFIQLPIDLQWAIASQARAYAKALNATLFFSSATYNINVNKVFKFITAKLFDLPWTPERNLTIGEPIIDF; encoded by the exons ATGGTTCGTTTTGATGTTAGGCTGAAGCTTCAACGTCGCATTTCGATCCTCAGGCGGTGTATTCTCCGCGTATGGAATCAAATTCTCATGTGTTCCTTAGGCAAGCCTATCCACTATCGAATGTTGCCGCCTCATTCTTTGCCTGTTTCATCCTCGTCGGAGACCGCCTCCAGCGGATTCGTTTCGGCGGTCATCACTCCGTCTTCTACTCCTCCTACAGTGAAGATGACGGCGATGGCACCTGCGATGAGTCATAACCaccatgataataataataataataataataataataataataataataatagtaataaggatTCGGATTTGGTTGCTTTGAAGATCAGTCTCCTCGGGGATTGCCAGATCGGGAAAACCAGTTTCCtg GCTAAGTACGTGGGGAATGAGACAGAAGAGGGAGGAATGCTGAAAGATGGAATGAATATGATGTACAAGACATTACTGGTTAAAGGTGCTCGGATTTCTTATGGTCTCTGGGAAGTTGGtg GTGATGAAGCCTCTAGTCAGCAAATTCCTCTGGCTTGCAAGGATTCTGCAGCAATTTTAATCATGTTTGATCTCACAAGTCGGCTCACATTAAATGG TGTCATACAGTGGTACCAAGAAGCAAGGAAATGGAACCAG ACTGCAATCTCAATTATAATAGGAACCAAATTTGATGATTTTATTCAACTTCCCATTGATCTTCAATGGGCAATTGCAAGCCAG GCAAGAGCATATGCCAAGGCTTTGAATGCAACACTATTCTTCTCAAGCGCAACCTACAACATTAATGTAAATAAGGTCTTCAAATTCATAACAGCAAAGCTCTTTGACCTGCCATGGACACCTGAGCGAAATCTTACAATTGGAGAGCCTATTATTGATTTCTAA
- the LOC110654903 gene encoding uncharacterized protein LOC110654903: MGALTKLIDVVLLLFFLVIAVAAPLLDAQTCLPSSYFPDFLIDLKRWYSQEYGDYLMSEKPHFFVGVVWLELLFQWPLAFFNLYGILASKPWFNTTCLIYGSSVFTSMGAILAELMGSGKASDKLMMIYSPFMGFGILAILRGLMPVSAKTASSMGKRTILPRKKRA; encoded by the exons atgggCGCACTTACGAAGCTGATCGACGTCGTTCTCCTCCTCTTCTTCCTGGTAATCGCGGTGGCGGCGCCGTTGCTCGACGCGCAGACATGTCTCCCATCCAGCTACTTCCCAGACTTCTTGATCGATCTGAAGCGGTGGTACAGCCAAGAATACGGCGACTATCTCATGTCTGAGAAGCCCCATTTCTTCGTCGGAGTTGTTTGGCTCGAGCTCCTCTTTCAATGGCCTCTCGCATTTTTCAATTTGTACGGGATTTTGGCTTCCAAGCCTTGGTTTAACACCACGTGCTTGATCTATGGATCCTCCGTGTTCACTTCCATG GGTGCTATATTAGCTGAGCTGATGGGGTCTGGCAAGGCATCGGACAAATTGATGATGATTTATTCACCCTTCATGGGATTTGGAATTCTAGCAATTCTGCGTGGACTGATGCCAGTCTCTGCTAAGACTGCTTCGTCGATGGGCAAGAGAACTATACTGCCCAGGAAGAAGAGAGCTTGA